In Deferribacteraceae bacterium V6Fe1, one genomic interval encodes:
- the gatA gene encoding Asp-tRNA(Asn)/Glu-tRNA(Gln) amidotransferase subunit GatA — protein sequence MDLLTLNINEVLELLESKKISAYELNKFYLDRIQRFDGQLDSFLALNENALNEARLIDDKRVKGENLPKYAGVPIALKDNIITKDLYTTCSSKILENFNPPYDSTVSSLLKENGFIVLGKVNMDEFAMGSSTETSYYKKTKNPWDLERVPGGSSGGAAVCVAAGLAPISLGSDTGGSIRQPAALCGVCGFKPTYGLVSRYGLVAFASSLDQIGPFSRDIEDSAHLLNIVGKYDPKDSTSIKTVEKDYTKGINNDIRDKKIGIPKEYFEGGIDSDVLKCVNGAIDFYKSQGAEIVEVSMPHTEYAIAVYYIIATAEASSNLARYDGVRYTFRSEAENLIDMYESTRSKGFGKEVKRRIMLGTYVLSAGYYDAYYLKAQKVRSLIKKDFMDAFEKVDVLLAPTSPHTAFKFGEKMNDPVSMYLSDIFTISLNLFGGCGVSIPCGFDNKGLPVGFQLLGNYFEEEKVINFAKIYQNNTNWHKMLPEKFKK from the coding sequence ATGGATTTGTTGACACTTAACATAAATGAAGTTTTGGAGCTTTTGGAATCTAAAAAAATATCTGCATATGAATTGAATAAATTTTACTTAGACAGAATTCAAAGATTTGACGGACAGCTTGATTCATTTCTTGCTTTAAATGAAAATGCGTTGAATGAAGCAAGACTTATTGATGATAAAAGGGTGAAAGGGGAAAATTTGCCAAAGTATGCAGGTGTCCCTATTGCTCTCAAAGATAATATAATTACCAAGGATTTATACACTACTTGTTCATCTAAGATTTTGGAAAATTTTAATCCCCCTTATGATTCAACGGTAAGTAGTCTTTTAAAAGAAAACGGATTTATCGTTTTAGGTAAAGTAAATATGGATGAGTTTGCGATGGGTTCTTCCACCGAAACATCTTATTACAAAAAGACCAAAAACCCTTGGGATTTGGAAAGGGTGCCAGGCGGTTCAAGCGGTGGTGCTGCAGTGTGCGTTGCTGCGGGGCTTGCCCCTATAAGTCTTGGAAGCGATACGGGGGGGTCTATAAGGCAGCCTGCGGCACTCTGCGGTGTTTGCGGTTTTAAGCCAACCTACGGGTTAGTTTCAAGATACGGTTTGGTAGCTTTCGCTTCAAGTTTGGACCAGATAGGCCCATTCTCAAGAGATATTGAAGACAGTGCACATCTCCTTAATATAGTTGGAAAATATGACCCAAAAGATTCAACATCTATAAAAACAGTAGAGAAAGATTATACAAAAGGCATAAATAATGACATTCGCGACAAAAAGATAGGTATCCCGAAGGAATATTTTGAAGGCGGTATAGACTCGGATGTGTTAAAGTGTGTCAATGGTGCTATAGATTTTTACAAATCTCAAGGTGCTGAAATTGTTGAAGTCAGTATGCCTCATACAGAATATGCCATTGCCGTATATTATATAATTGCTACTGCCGAAGCCTCAAGCAATTTGGCAAGGTATGACGGAGTCAGATATACGTTTAGAAGTGAAGCAGAAAATTTGATAGATATGTATGAGTCAACCCGCTCTAAAGGTTTTGGCAAAGAAGTAAAAAGAAGAATTATGCTTGGGACTTATGTTTTAAGTGCCGGTTATTATGACGCTTACTATCTTAAAGCTCAAAAAGTTAGGTCACTCATTAAAAAAGATTTCATGGATGCTTTTGAAAAGGTTGATGTATTGCTTGCCCCTACCTCTCCTCATACCGCTTTTAAATTTGGTGAAAAAATGAATGACCCTGTCAGTATGTATTTGAGTGATATTTTCACGATTTCACTTAACCTTTTTGGCGGCTGCGGCGTGTCAATACCTTGTGGTTTTGACAATAAAGGTCTACCTGTGGGTTTTCAATTGCTTGGCAATTATTTTGAAGAAGAAAAGGTCATTAATTTTGCAAAAATATATCAAAACAATACTAACTGGCACAAGATGTTACCTGAAAAGTTTAAAAAATAA